A window of Formosa sp. Hel1_31_208 contains these coding sequences:
- the hemN gene encoding oxygen-independent coproporphyrinogen III oxidase — translation MCNSLVNKYNVAGPRYTSYPTVPYWNNDTFSLKQWKASLSKSFNESNASEGISLYIHLPFCEQMCTFCGCNKRITKRHDVELPYIKAVLKEWNLYCDLLKGRPNIKELHLGGGTPTFFSSENLEFLIKGILRKANLTEQHEFSFEGHPNNTTREHLQTLYNLGFRRVSFGVQDYNDTVQKAIHRVQPFSKVQEVTLAARAIGYTSVGHDIIFGLPFQTKAHVAKTIELTKTLMPDRIAFYSYAHVPWLKGNGQRGYKDEDVPTGILKREQYELGKAMLSEAGYVEIGMDHFALQTDSLYHAMQNNTLHRNFMGYTASKTQAMIGLGVSSISDSWYGFGQNVKGIEEYYHLVNQGIIPVYRGHILNTEDLIVRQHILNLMCHFETFWSDTSLKIDQLKDIVFHLREMEADGLVEFYKEGLKVTEKGHPFVRNVCMAFDVLLQRKQPSTRLFSMTI, via the coding sequence ATGTGCAATTCATTAGTCAATAAATATAATGTGGCAGGACCGCGTTATACCAGTTATCCAACGGTTCCATATTGGAATAATGACACCTTTTCACTAAAGCAGTGGAAAGCTTCATTATCAAAATCTTTTAATGAAAGCAATGCTTCCGAAGGGATTAGCCTCTATATTCATTTGCCATTTTGTGAGCAAATGTGCACTTTTTGTGGTTGTAATAAACGCATCACTAAACGCCACGATGTAGAGTTACCATACATTAAAGCGGTCTTAAAAGAATGGAATTTATATTGTGATCTGCTCAAGGGTAGGCCAAATATTAAGGAACTTCACCTCGGTGGAGGTACCCCAACATTTTTTTCCTCGGAAAATTTAGAGTTCTTGATTAAAGGCATTCTTAGAAAAGCGAATCTTACCGAGCAGCATGAATTTAGTTTTGAAGGACATCCTAATAATACAACTCGTGAGCATTTACAAACACTTTATAATTTAGGGTTTAGACGTGTGAGTTTTGGCGTTCAGGATTATAATGATACCGTTCAAAAAGCAATTCATCGCGTTCAACCATTTAGTAAAGTTCAGGAAGTTACTTTAGCAGCTAGAGCTATTGGTTATACCTCTGTAGGTCATGATATTATATTTGGATTGCCATTTCAAACCAAAGCCCATGTCGCCAAAACCATAGAGTTGACTAAGACTTTAATGCCAGATCGTATTGCTTTTTATAGTTATGCTCATGTGCCATGGTTAAAAGGTAATGGCCAACGTGGATATAAAGATGAAGATGTGCCTACAGGAATTTTAAAACGTGAACAGTATGAATTAGGTAAAGCAATGTTGAGTGAAGCAGGGTATGTCGAGATTGGAATGGATCATTTTGCGCTCCAAACGGATTCGCTATACCATGCGATGCAAAACAATACCTTACACAGAAATTTTATGGGTTATACCGCATCCAAAACACAAGCCATGATTGGTTTAGGGGTGTCATCTATTAGTGATAGCTGGTACGGATTTGGGCAAAATGTGAAAGGTATAGAAGAATACTATCATTTGGTAAATCAAGGGATTATTCCAGTGTATAGAGGTCATATTCTAAACACTGAAGACCTTATTGTAAGACAACATATCCTGAATTTAATGTGTCATTTTGAAACGTTCTGGAGTGACACTTCACTAAAAATAGATCAACTTAAAGATATTGTCTTTCATTTGAGAGAAATGGAAGCCGATGGATTAGTTGAATTTTACAAAGAGGGATTGAAGGTTACAGAAAAAGGTCACCCCTTTGTTCGTAATGTCTGTATGGCATTTGATGTGTTGTTACAACGTAAACAACCGAGTACAAGATTATTTTCAATGACCATTTAA
- a CDS encoding lipocalin-like domain-containing protein gives MKLKINLAILFWIISYVAFAQEWKTYPYNPSGQIAFPTDEGRHSAEPIEWWYSAGHVIGQTTGKSYSFMYTFFHYPQSGFDGFRILNITDDDTGTFLQDVKPLNYTTLSTTSFDIEATVLFAGVESWRNKEDIDNIPIPFEYELFAATTNAGLDIEFETLKRPLILGDDGLLDQGATNYTYYFSQTMNAVTGSLTFNGNTETVIGTAWIDRQYGNFNPLTGEKYEWFSMQLSNGIDINLWNIFTENGLVPNTDQYRILSAYVDENTQYTNSDFQIERLAFNCMPDGERCYSKQWRLTSVVNNLDLTISTLHDNTEVLLPFRFYEGATSITGTVNGIAVTGVGFAELLHDYNAPEITFSSPISGIYDPSFPITWELDNPDDGRPVFYDIEYSDDILNTFNTVATNLTSPSYLWENPPLSDGDDVWFRITARSIDGVLSTATLSPVATLATLSLNDLNINQIKTYPNPVKDVLTVNIGQPIIGSYTIIDMKGSLIKTSEIDKLQFLDISTTTLESGVYILAIEASIGTFNVRFVKL, from the coding sequence ATGAAGCTTAAAATTAATCTGGCTATTCTGTTTTGGATTATTAGTTATGTTGCATTTGCCCAAGAATGGAAAACATATCCTTATAACCCTAGTGGTCAAATTGCGTTTCCAACAGATGAAGGGCGTCACAGTGCTGAACCGATTGAATGGTGGTATTCAGCAGGCCATGTTATTGGCCAAACGACAGGTAAAAGCTATAGCTTCATGTATACCTTTTTTCATTATCCACAGTCGGGATTTGACGGTTTTAGAATTTTGAATATAACAGATGATGATACTGGAACATTTCTTCAAGATGTTAAACCATTAAATTATACAACACTATCTACAACTAGTTTTGATATCGAAGCCACTGTGCTTTTTGCTGGTGTAGAGTCCTGGCGAAATAAAGAAGATATAGATAATATACCTATTCCTTTTGAGTATGAATTGTTTGCAGCGACAACCAATGCAGGATTAGATATCGAATTTGAAACTTTGAAACGACCTTTAATTCTTGGGGATGATGGACTTTTAGATCAAGGTGCCACTAATTACACTTATTATTTCTCGCAAACGATGAATGCCGTTACAGGGTCTTTAACCTTTAACGGGAATACCGAAACCGTTATTGGAACCGCATGGATAGATAGACAATATGGAAATTTTAATCCCTTAACAGGAGAAAAATACGAATGGTTTAGTATGCAATTATCTAATGGTATCGATATCAATTTATGGAACATCTTTACAGAAAATGGCTTAGTTCCTAATACAGATCAGTACAGAATATTGTCTGCATATGTCGATGAAAACACACAATATACAAATAGTGATTTTCAAATAGAGCGCTTGGCATTTAACTGCATGCCAGATGGTGAACGCTGTTATTCGAAGCAATGGCGACTTACATCTGTTGTAAATAATCTAGATTTGACTATTTCTACTTTGCACGATAATACAGAAGTGCTCTTACCGTTTCGATTTTATGAAGGAGCAACATCTATCACAGGAACAGTAAATGGTATAGCGGTCACAGGTGTTGGTTTTGCTGAACTCTTACATGATTATAATGCGCCTGAAATCACATTCAGTTCACCAATTTCTGGTATCTATGATCCATCCTTTCCAATTACTTGGGAACTTGATAATCCAGACGATGGTAGACCAGTTTTTTATGACATTGAATACAGTGATGACATCCTTAATACCTTTAATACCGTTGCCACCAATTTAACGAGTCCTTCATATTTATGGGAAAACCCACCATTATCTGATGGCGATGATGTTTGGTTTCGGATTACAGCGCGTTCAATAGATGGTGTTTTAAGCACTGCTACGCTAAGTCCGGTGGCAACACTAGCGACCTTATCATTAAATGATCTCAATATTAACCAAATTAAAACCTATCCAAACCCTGTAAAGGATGTGCTGACCGTAAACATTGGGCAGCCTATAATTGGATCTTACACTATAATCGATATGAAAGGGAGCCTTATTAAAACGTCGGAAATTGATAAGCTCCAATTTTTAGATATTTCAACAACAACTCTCGAATCTGGAGTATATATTCTTGCAATTGAAGCGTCAATAGGTACGTTTAATGTTAGGTTTGTAAAACTGTAG
- a CDS encoding superoxide dismutase family protein, with protein MKRSIFYITILALCLSISCKSDKKDEATEAVTEVEAEVEETPTTTEKTTKERPDYFDEKKMVTVTLDPKSNSGVSGNVIFSQEAGVVTMMARLSGLTPGEHAIHIHETADCSSDDGKSSGGHWNPTGQPHGKWGDVAGYHKGDIGNFTANAEGKAQITKVTDEWCIGCGDATKDILGKAIIVHQGVDDFKSQPSGAAGTRVSCGGIIE; from the coding sequence ATGAAACGTTCCATTTTTTATATTACAATCTTAGCCTTATGCTTAAGTATATCGTGTAAATCTGATAAAAAAGACGAGGCCACAGAAGCCGTTACCGAAGTAGAAGCTGAAGTTGAAGAAACACCAACGACAACAGAAAAAACAACTAAAGAACGACCAGATTATTTTGATGAAAAGAAAATGGTTACAGTCACTTTAGATCCAAAAAGCAATAGTGGTGTTAGTGGTAACGTCATATTTTCTCAAGAAGCAGGGGTTGTGACAATGATGGCTAGACTTAGTGGCTTAACTCCTGGTGAGCATGCGATTCACATTCATGAAACGGCAGATTGTTCTTCTGATGACGGTAAATCTTCTGGTGGTCACTGGAATCCAACCGGACAACCACACGGAAAATGGGGAGATGTCGCTGGATACCACAAAGGTGATATTGGTAATTTTACTGCTAATGCTGAAGGAAAAGCTCAAATCACTAAAGTGACCGATGAATGGTGTATTGGATGCGGCGATGCAACCAAAGATATTTTAGGTAAAGCCATTATTGTACATCAAGGTGTAGATGATTTTAAGTCACAACCCTCGGGAGCTGCTGGTACTCGCGTAAGTTGCGGTGGTATTATTGAATAA
- a CDS encoding J domain-containing protein, whose translation MKLQNYYQLLNIKRSADLDAIKKAFRTEIALYHPDKNTSEGARIRFDLLIEGFDILSNPKKREAYDNMLGNVETNKPVLIEPKAEEQYKEWKKESKKKSDTYWLKDLSDLLLLDLFLDVGLSSLFSGTDDLLDGLGDSLGDIFDVF comes from the coding sequence ATGAAATTACAAAACTACTACCAACTTCTTAATATTAAGAGATCAGCAGATTTGGACGCAATAAAAAAAGCATTTCGTACAGAAATAGCTTTATATCATCCTGATAAAAACACATCTGAAGGCGCCCGAATTCGTTTTGATTTGTTAATTGAAGGATTTGATATACTCTCTAACCCAAAAAAGCGTGAAGCTTACGATAACATGCTAGGCAATGTAGAAACAAATAAACCAGTCCTCATTGAGCCTAAAGCCGAAGAACAATACAAGGAATGGAAGAAAGAATCTAAGAAAAAATCAGACACTTATTGGTTAAAAGATTTGAGTGACCTATTGCTCCTCGATTTGTTTCTTGATGTTGGATTATCTAGTTTGTTTTCTGGGACAGATGACTTACTCGACGGACTTGGAGATTCACTAGGCGATATTTTTGATGTGTTCTAA
- a CDS encoding 2TM domain-containing protein, whose protein sequence is MKLNKDEEKRFLKAKHKVQRIKIFYLHVVLYVIVVALISYNFYILEEGPYTDNITGINVSTLVLWTVFICIHGWTVFKGRLLFKKSWEDKKIEKILKEKENVETTFWE, encoded by the coding sequence GAAATTAAATAAAGATGAAGAAAAACGATTTTTAAAAGCTAAGCATAAAGTTCAGCGAATTAAAATTTTCTATTTGCATGTCGTATTATATGTTATTGTAGTTGCACTTATTTCATATAATTTTTACATTCTTGAAGAAGGACCATATACAGATAATATTACAGGAATAAATGTTTCAACTTTGGTCTTATGGACTGTTTTTATTTGTATCCATGGTTGGACTGTTTTTAAAGGAAGACTTCTTTTTAAGAAAAGTTGGGAGGATAAAAAAATAGAGAAGATTCTAAAAGAAAAAGAAAACGTAGAAACCACGTTTTGGGAATAA
- a CDS encoding LytTR family DNA-binding domain-containing protein, with the protein MNVIIIEDEKPSARRLQRMLSELDMEAQTMLHSVEESIDWFQNNEHPELIFLDIQLSDGLSFEIFETIEINSAVIFTTAYDEYALQAFKLNSIDYLLKPIDEDDLQIAVSKYKERLPKQQTVTLDFNDIKKLLVNPIEREYKKRFSVKVGQHLKLVNIDDIECFYSENKGTYAFTSEGRNYLLDTTLEQLEDELEPHKFFRISRKFFVNINGIKDMVSYTNSRLQIKLNTFNEQEVIVARERVKDFKSWLA; encoded by the coding sequence ATGAATGTAATCATTATAGAAGACGAAAAACCATCAGCAAGACGACTCCAACGTATGCTGTCCGAATTAGACATGGAAGCACAAACCATGTTGCATTCCGTAGAGGAATCTATTGATTGGTTTCAAAATAATGAGCATCCAGAACTGATCTTTTTAGATATACAATTAAGTGACGGACTCTCATTTGAAATCTTTGAAACTATTGAGATCAATTCGGCAGTGATTTTCACAACAGCCTATGATGAATATGCCTTACAGGCTTTTAAACTCAACAGTATTGATTATCTATTAAAGCCAATTGATGAAGATGATTTGCAAATCGCTGTATCGAAGTATAAAGAGCGTTTGCCTAAACAGCAAACGGTGACTTTGGATTTTAATGATATTAAAAAACTACTGGTTAATCCTATAGAACGTGAGTACAAAAAACGCTTTTCTGTGAAAGTTGGACAGCATTTAAAACTTGTAAATATAGATGATATCGAGTGTTTCTACAGTGAGAATAAAGGGACATATGCCTTTACTTCGGAAGGCAGAAATTATTTATTAGATACCACTTTAGAGCAACTAGAAGATGAACTTGAACCTCATAAGTTTTTTCGCATTAGCCGAAAGTTCTTTGTCAATATAAACGGAATTAAAGATATGGTAAGTTATACCAATTCAAGATTACAGATAAAGCTAAATACTTTCAATGAGCAAGAAGTGATTGTGGCACGAGAACGGGTGAAAGACTTCAAGAGTTGGCTCGCTTAG
- a CDS encoding LETM1-related biofilm-associated protein — protein MNPSTNGWIEKLCSQISKKGIPFENYQELYDSLKDYGFIYGVNVGITKTIEKIHRYSEDELAKINLITGLYIIYQFQRPDNKTTEFTSELLNFYKTLEVADLSLWDRLVIGKSDMTLLERLIHDRVKIDDNLLTRNFNKSITNSLLFVDVLTFEKYLKENIDPKSYAANLESIIIGTLYQSLNSKSKITDYDKEIIDLIEASTSFIEEEASVIEDLIFDIDYNIEDHEKKYLIDLMCLSIWDDEILEKSEYQFLKQLAKQLEIDISEVHDSIFCVANFHSDHKKEVMLFQQTNPITNFYENSSQLVNKLIRRNSKRLVKELRQSKDLMLLISKSTHSDLSKEEQKQMQGQLLDILKSIPSLAIFMLPGGAILLPIFAKLIPNLLPSSFDDNRIEK, from the coding sequence ATGAACCCATCTACCAATGGTTGGATAGAAAAACTATGCTCTCAAATTTCTAAAAAAGGAATTCCTTTTGAGAATTACCAAGAGCTATATGATAGCCTTAAAGACTATGGCTTTATTTATGGTGTGAACGTTGGCATCACTAAAACTATTGAGAAAATACATCGCTATTCTGAAGACGAATTGGCTAAAATCAATTTGATTACTGGCTTGTATATCATTTACCAATTTCAGAGGCCTGATAATAAAACTACAGAGTTTACCAGTGAATTACTAAACTTCTATAAAACCCTAGAGGTTGCAGATTTATCACTATGGGATCGATTAGTCATTGGTAAAAGTGACATGACACTTTTAGAACGCTTAATTCATGATCGTGTGAAGATTGACGATAATCTACTCACAAGAAATTTCAATAAGTCTATAACGAACTCTCTTCTTTTTGTTGATGTATTAACCTTTGAGAAATATCTCAAGGAAAACATTGACCCGAAGTCTTACGCCGCAAATTTGGAGAGTATTATTATTGGAACCTTATATCAATCGCTAAATTCTAAAAGTAAAATTACCGACTACGACAAAGAGATTATTGATCTTATTGAAGCATCCACGTCTTTTATTGAAGAAGAGGCCAGTGTTATTGAAGATTTGATTTTTGATATCGATTACAATATTGAAGATCACGAAAAGAAATATCTTATCGATCTGATGTGCTTATCCATTTGGGATGATGAGATTTTAGAAAAATCTGAATATCAATTTTTAAAGCAATTGGCGAAACAGTTAGAGATTGATATTTCTGAAGTTCATGATTCTATTTTTTGTGTAGCAAACTTTCACTCAGATCACAAAAAAGAAGTGATGTTGTTTCAACAAACAAATCCGATTACAAACTTTTATGAGAACTCCTCTCAATTGGTTAATAAATTGATAAGACGAAACAGTAAGCGATTGGTCAAAGAGTTAAGACAAAGTAAGGACTTGATGTTACTCATCAGTAAATCGACACATTCCGACCTGAGTAAAGAGGAACAAAAACAGATGCAAGGGCAATTACTTGATATTTTGAAATCCATACCGAGCTTGGCAATTTTCATGTTGCCAGGAGGTGCTATTCTCCTTCCCATTTTTGCAAAATTAATTCCCAATTTACTGCCATCCTCTTTTGATGACAATCGTATAGAAAAATAA
- a CDS encoding alpha/beta fold hydrolase — MKTKLLGLCIAILMVSCKKDTKDNAMAEREIQQYTIEQFMDNESVGGGSFSADNSNLLVSSNRSGIYNVYTIPAMGGEMTAITQSDSTSIFASSYFPNDNRMLLNADGNGDEIDHLFVRELDGSIKDITPEVGAKSSFYGWSKDKQSLYFGSNKRDPRYFDVYKMSISDYTSEMLYQNNDGLDFGGMSDDENFFALSKNLNTNDSDLFLYDVAGNDMIKINSNQSANSAQDFSNDNAMFYYTTDDGSEFSYLMAYNLDTKTKTKIVERSWDVNGAGFTANDSYMVVYVNDDGKNVIEVLETETMTPIELPDFGDKSITSVGFSEDETWMRMYVGGSNSPSDLYTYNFITKAQHKLTNVLNDDINSDDLVTAKVIRFKSFDGTVIPAIYYLPKQASEANKVPAMVWVHGGPGGQSRQGFNPLIQYMVNHGYAVLAVNNRGSSGYGKTFYQMDDKNHGEKDLQDCVEGKNWLARQNEINGEKIGIIGGSYGGYMTMAALTYTPEEFDVGVNLFGVTNWLRTLKSIPPYWESFRESLYLELGDPYSADSTRLRRISPLFHTEKVTKPLIVLQGAQDPRVLQVESDEIVAGVKKNNVPVDYVLFEDEGHGFVKKENQIEAYSRILKFLDVHLKNENAPIDGETPSTEIEAEESN; from the coding sequence ATGAAAACAAAACTTTTAGGATTATGCATCGCCATTCTAATGGTTTCTTGTAAAAAAGACACCAAGGATAACGCAATGGCAGAAAGAGAGATTCAACAGTATACTATAGAGCAGTTTATGGACAACGAATCTGTTGGTGGTGGAAGCTTCTCTGCTGATAATAGTAATTTATTAGTATCGAGTAACCGCTCTGGTATTTATAACGTCTATACTATTCCTGCAATGGGAGGAGAAATGACTGCAATCACACAATCGGATAGCACTTCCATATTCGCAAGCTCTTACTTTCCAAATGACAACAGAATGTTATTAAATGCCGATGGAAACGGTGACGAAATTGACCATTTATTTGTTAGAGAATTGGACGGTAGTATCAAGGATATTACGCCTGAAGTTGGAGCTAAATCTTCATTTTACGGTTGGTCTAAAGACAAGCAAAGTTTATATTTTGGTTCAAACAAACGCGATCCAAGATATTTTGACGTTTATAAAATGTCCATCTCAGATTATACGTCTGAAATGCTCTACCAAAATAACGACGGACTAGATTTTGGAGGTATGAGTGATGATGAAAACTTTTTTGCACTATCAAAAAATCTAAACACTAATGATAGTGATTTATTTCTTTATGATGTTGCTGGAAATGATATGATAAAGATCAATTCCAATCAAAGCGCTAATTCTGCTCAGGATTTTTCTAATGATAATGCGATGTTTTACTATACCACTGATGATGGTAGTGAATTTTCTTATTTAATGGCATACAATCTTGATACCAAAACAAAAACAAAGATTGTGGAACGCTCATGGGATGTTAATGGTGCTGGTTTCACAGCCAATGATAGCTATATGGTTGTATATGTTAATGACGATGGAAAAAATGTTATTGAAGTATTAGAGACCGAAACAATGACGCCAATTGAATTACCCGATTTTGGTGATAAGAGTATTACAAGTGTTGGTTTTAGTGAAGACGAGACCTGGATGCGTATGTATGTAGGAGGCTCTAATTCACCTTCAGATTTATACACGTATAATTTCATAACCAAAGCACAGCATAAGCTCACCAACGTACTTAATGACGATATTAATAGTGATGATTTAGTAACAGCAAAAGTGATCCGTTTTAAATCTTTTGATGGCACTGTAATACCTGCTATATATTACTTGCCAAAGCAAGCTTCCGAAGCGAATAAAGTTCCAGCTATGGTTTGGGTGCATGGTGGTCCAGGTGGACAATCACGTCAAGGTTTTAATCCGTTAATTCAATATATGGTAAATCATGGTTATGCGGTTTTAGCAGTAAACAATCGTGGAAGTAGCGGCTATGGTAAAACATTCTATCAGATGGATGACAAAAACCACGGTGAAAAAGACCTACAAGATTGTGTTGAAGGCAAAAACTGGTTGGCTCGTCAAAATGAAATAAATGGTGAGAAAATAGGTATTATTGGTGGCTCTTATGGTGGTTATATGACTATGGCAGCTTTAACCTATACACCAGAAGAATTTGATGTAGGTGTAAATCTATTTGGAGTTACCAATTGGCTTCGTACCTTAAAAAGTATTCCACCTTATTGGGAATCGTTTAGAGAATCGCTCTATTTAGAATTGGGTGATCCTTATTCGGCAGATTCAACACGTTTAAGACGTATTTCACCATTGTTCCATACAGAAAAGGTGACTAAGCCTTTAATTGTACTGCAAGGTGCTCAGGACCCAAGAGTATTGCAAGTAGAATCTGATGAAATTGTGGCTGGGGTTAAAAAAAATAATGTTCCTGTAGATTATGTCTTATTTGAAGATGAAGGTCATGGTTTTGTAAAGAAAGAAAATCAAATTGAAGCCTACAGTCGAATATTAAAATTCCTAGATGTGCATTTGAAAAATGAAAATGCACCAATTGATGGTGAAACACCTTCTACCGAAATTGAAGCAGAAGAGTCTAATTAA
- a CDS encoding universal stress protein, with protein sequence MKKIIVPIDFSEYSEYALETAAILAKRNNAELLVLHMLEIDKGRVTDSNNELNEKMVFFLKLAERKFDEFLSKDYLEGVDVTPIVKHFKVFSEVAEVADEHAADMIVMGSHGSSGLSEIFVGSNTEKVVRHSELPVLVVKQKPTKLEFNTVAFASDFSKEMVEPYLKARQLFDNLKLIHVNVPGEGFRSSSEIDATVADFLKTANGNLDKINDIHYIADYSIEKGILNAANLIGADLIAVPTHGRKGLAHFFAGSVSEDVANHSTLPVITFKI encoded by the coding sequence ATGAAAAAGATAATTGTACCTATAGATTTTTCAGAATACTCTGAGTATGCTCTGGAAACTGCAGCCATTCTAGCAAAACGAAACAACGCAGAATTACTCGTCCTACATATGTTAGAAATTGATAAAGGCCGTGTCACAGACTCTAATAATGAGTTGAATGAAAAAATGGTGTTTTTCTTAAAACTCGCAGAACGGAAGTTTGATGAGTTTTTATCAAAAGACTATTTGGAAGGTGTTGATGTAACCCCAATAGTTAAGCATTTTAAAGTGTTTAGCGAAGTTGCAGAAGTCGCAGATGAGCATGCAGCCGATATGATTGTTATGGGATCGCATGGATCAAGCGGACTCTCTGAGATTTTTGTAGGTTCAAATACTGAAAAAGTGGTACGTCATTCTGAGTTACCCGTATTAGTAGTGAAGCAAAAACCAACTAAATTAGAGTTTAATACTGTAGCCTTTGCGAGTGACTTTTCTAAAGAAATGGTAGAGCCCTATTTAAAAGCACGCCAGTTATTTGATAATCTAAAATTAATACATGTCAATGTTCCTGGAGAAGGCTTTAGAAGTTCTTCGGAAATTGATGCGACAGTCGCAGACTTTTTAAAAACGGCTAATGGAAATTTAGATAAAATAAATGATATACATTATATCGCAGATTATAGCATAGAGAAAGGAATTCTAAATGCAGCAAATTTAATAGGAGCAGATCTTATTGCCGTTCCAACACACGGAAGAAAGGGGCTTGCACATTTCTTTGCAGGTAGTGTCTCTGAAGATGTTGCTAATCATTCAACTCTTCCGGTAATTACTTTTAAAATTTAA